The following is a genomic window from Malus sylvestris chromosome 7, drMalSylv7.2, whole genome shotgun sequence.
ATACGATGCCCTTGCTCAATGTCTCATGGTACTCTTGGAAGGATTTGTTTGCCGTGTGTGATTTCATAAAGGGAAGAAATGTTATACGTTTTTGGGCAGAGGCCTAATTGGCATGGTACAGAAGAACTAGGATATAAATTGCTCGATGAAAGACGATAAAAGCTCTAGGGAGAAGTTGCGTAAATATTTCTCTGCAATTAGGTTGGCAATAGGGTTGTATGGTGCAAGATTTGATCGTTCTAGCCGGATGCCTCTGTCCAACTACTGTTTTGGAATGAAGGGCCGGCGAGTTGCAACAGACGGAAGCAGTGTACTATGCGATATGTTGCAGATGTTGCATTGCATTCTATGTCACGTTGATCATCTAAAGCTCTATTTTTTCTGTGTATTTTGTTGCCGATGGAGTCATTTCATGTTAATAGTTTATGTTTTCCAGTTTTGGCCTTCTATAAATTTGGTCACTTCAAGGGGATTAGACACTCGGTTCTTACATGTTTCTACTATTTCATTTTTCCAAGTAGCGATAAgcgtaactaaaaaaaaaaaatggaagtggTGGATTATGgcaattttcttcaatttacaGCGTTCCCGGTCTTGAATACTAAGATTAGTGAAGAATATCGCTTGTAATTATAAAACAATGCAGATTGTGGTGACACATGACAACCAGAAGCTAAAACAATGCAACCAGAAGCTAGCTAAGCTGGAAGGGTTCACGGTGTAATCCGAAAACTGACCTGAGAATTTCAATACAGATGACGATATAAGCCGAAAAGGGAAACAATAACAAGAAACTGCGACAAATGGAGTTGTTTCGACTCTCCAATGAAAGCGAGATGCCTTGTAAAataacacgataacttatccgCTCTCTAGATTAAAGCAAACAGAAGCACAAAAAATTGCTGATCAGTGATCACCATAAGGCCATGTAATTTGTTTTCTCAACCTTCCTAGTAGGGAAAAAGATGTACACATTGGCATGATTACACAATTCTTACAAGAACTAATACAGAAGGCACTATTTACACGGACACGAAAGCAAAGAACAAGACTTTGTATCAAAAATTGAAGTAAAAACTCTTGTGCTTTCTCATTGCTCTATGTATGTAATCTAAAAGTCTTACCATACACGATTTTCCCCCACATCTTGGGTTTCTCTTCATTTCTCATCAACTTCAACATCAATAATCTACGGCTCTGACCTTGACGAAGAAGGGCCTCCTCTACCGTCTCTTGAAAAGAAGTCTGATTTTGGATGCCACACAGTGTTTCCACAGCTTCCACAATGGATTACTCGATTCTTGTAACCAACAAATTGCCTCTTACAAGCCGGACAAGCACCCtgtccaaattccaaatttcgcACAACAAACACACTTAGCCATTCGAATAGCCATCTGATTGATTgtgataaaaagttaaaatttcCATACAACTCAATCGATTTAGTTGCAGACTAGCAGATCACTAACATTAACACAAACATATGCAACCAGTAATACCTTAATAACAAGGTTGTTGGCAACTGCTCCAATGAGAAGAGGAGCGGCAAATGGAAGCACCCACGGAGCGAAAATCAATATCTGAAAAAGCCATCCGGATAATGCAAACCACAGGAAGAAAATTGTCTTAAAAACACGAAACAAAAAAGCAAATAGTTGAACACGAAATGATCAACAAGACAAAATATTTGCATAGTTTCGGAATGTGAGCTCATATGCTTACCTCAAAGCTTCTTCCCAATGGGGTCTCCATGTATATATCTACTTGAAGGCTTTTCTTGCTGATACAATATGTTTGGTATTTGACAACATCGGTCTGACATATTTCCTCTTCCCAAGCCTTTTAATCCTGCTCACCCTCCTCGGTTCCcccttttccttcattttttctaACTTCTCTTTCCTCCCCTCAATGTCAGCTTCaataactttctctctcttttcatcTGACAGCAGAGCCAATCTAGCAAATTTCTTTGGTCTCACTGGTCCAAGCTTCTCAGTTATCTCTTTAAACGCAGGAACGAGACCGCGTCTTAGGAAGCATCCATCGATGAGCTGCATTGAGTTTGATTTGGGGAGAGATGGGGCATCTTTCAACTCAAGGTCCAAGCAAAACGGGGAATCCTTTAACCACATTCTGAGGGAGTGTGCCTTTGCTACTAGAAGGCCGCTTCGTGTTTTGCAAGGCAGAAAAGGTGAACCCATCTCCCAAAGGCATGCCTTCAAGGTGCTATTAAGCGAAACCATGTTGTACTCAGATGTTCCCGTTATCAGGACAACTGATTTCGGAGACTCTGGATAACCCTCCAAGGATGCATCCTGCCATATGTTAAGGACCTCCGTGTAAGACTCAGAAATGAAAGTGGAGATACAAAAGGGTAGATAGCAAAGAAAACTACTGGGGAAAAGAGAGAGTTGCCTGCATCTGATCAAGCCATAATGTAAGACCAACAAGAGCAGAACCAGCTGACAACTTTCTAAAATCAGCACCCCAGTCTTTGTCAGCTACCCTGCATTTAAAGGATTACTAGGTATAAGCTACCTGATGGAAATAATACCGAATAATCAGGCAAACACACATTTGTTTGTTGGTTAAGTTAGCCTTCACAATTTCGACCTACCAACACCTACCTGAACACATTATTGTTATAGATGCCTCTCTTTACGGATAATTGGAAAACCCACGAAGCAGTGGCTCGGAGTTCATATGCCCACAAAAGGTCCTCCAATGCGTTGACAAAGTTGAAGGCTGCATTGTCTTCTAGGGGTTCTAGTTTCTCTAGACAACAGTCTACTTCTGAAACTAGCAATTCAGGATTTTCGGTCACAAGCCTACAAGACAAAGATTTGTTTGGAAATGGATCAGCCAAAACAATAAAgcatggaagaagaagaaattctgTTTGTGAGCTTCAGTCTCTCTCCAACATGAGAACCAATAATTACCTGATAGGAAGATCAAATCCAACATCACGCAGTGCGTTTAGGAGAATAAAAGCTTCACTTCTGTGTTGAGACAAACTTGCAGCCCTTAAAAAACAAGTCCAAATTCTATGATCTGGCACCAGACCGCCTTCCTTCATCTCGTTGAGCTTTTGAATTCCAATGTTATAATCTCCATTCTTCAGATAAGCACTAATAACTGAACTATATGGTAACGTATCAAGATCTATGCCAGTTACTTTCAAATTGTCAAGCACCTTTTCAGCTTCTTGAGGCTGTCCAGAGCTGCCATAAGAAACCATAAGCAAATGCATTGTGGCAGAGTTGGGTTCTATTCCAGCCTCTTTCATCATCGCCAACAGCATCTCAGCTTTGTCATGGTCTCCTGAATTTCTAAACATTTTCATCATGGTATGATAAAATGAGCGATCCAATTTACATCCATTTGACCTTAACTCTTCGAATAGTTCCTCAGCTTGATCCAACAACTTCTGCTTACCAAACGCTGAAATTAAGCTTTTGTAAGTATCCAACTTAGGTTCTAGCCCCTGCCTTCTCATTTCATGCATCAATGACAAACCTTCCTCTGGTCTACGATCTTTGCAGTACATTATGATTAAAGTATTATAAGTATCCTCATCTGGTTGAAGTGCAGCCTCTTTAATCCGCTGGTATACTTTAACTGTCCTTTTGAAATCTGCAATTCCTGCATATAACTTAAGCATAGAATTCCATATTGAGAGATCAGGCCTGAATCCTGCCTCTTCCATCTCAGAAACCATTGCTTCAACATCCATTACTCGTTTTCCCCTGCACAATAACTTGATCATAATCCTGAAACAATCCATGTTGGGAAAATAGCCTGCAGCCTTCATTCCTTGGTATATCTTCTTTACCTCAAATATGTTACCATCTCGAGCAAATGCTTCAAGTGTCAAGAGAATTGAACTCTTGCTTATTTTAAAACCCATATCTTGCAACTCCTCGATTAGAACATAGAGTTCGTCCAATCTCCCATCAACAACCAGAGCTTGCAAAAGACCATTAACAGAATCTACTGTTGGGGAAGGACCATCTCTCATCATTGTGTTAAATATCACTCTAGCTCGCTCATAGCAACCACTTGCAGCATAAGCTTGTATCAAGGCATTCCAGACCTTCCTATCCACCGATTTACATCTTTGTCTGAGACTTCCCACCAAACATTCAGCTTTCTGCCACTGCTTCAATTTCCCATAGACTTCAATAACATCAACATATATGTTGACATTGTCAAATAAAATGCCCTTCGTCTCTGCCTGATCAATCAAATGATGCGCTGTCTCAGGGAAACCCATCTTACAATATATGAGCACCATAATTTGGTAAAGATGTTGAGAGGGGTCGACGCCATATAATCTCATGTCAGAATAAACCTGAGAAGCTTCACCAAAGAGTTCATTCTCTTGGCAGCCTTGAATAAGAATTTCATACATGGTAGGACTTCTACTAAAAGAATGGAATCCCCTGGTATTACTATATTCCACCAAGGCAGCATCAAATTCACGAGCCTTGCATTGTATGACAACCAGTGCTTCATTTATCAGTTGAGTGGAACCGGGAGCGTGTTCTCTCAAAAATTCAAGCAATTCACATGCTTCTGAGTGCCTTCCACATGAACTATACGAGCTGAGAATAGATAAAAGATTTTCCCGGTCCAGTTCATAGCCACTACTAATAGCTAATCTCAACATTCTGGCAGCTTGGTCATAGCATTCTCCCTTAACAAGAATAGAAGAGATAACTTGTGGGTTCATACCACCAACGTTTTCCATATCTCTGATCACTTTTTCAATGCCTTCCAATTTATTCTCTTTTCCAAGAACCCGCAGCATGACCCCATAGAGAATATTATCTGGCATGAAACCACCCTGCATCATTTCGTGATACAATGCCATTGCCTTCTTTGTATCATTGACCTTTAGATAGATATCCAACATAATGGAGTATGCCAGATGATCAGGTCTAATACCCGATCTAACCATGCAATCAAATGTCTCTTGAGCCTCCACCTGTTTACCAGCCTTGGCATATGCACACATCAAAGCACTATAAGTCTGAAGAGTGGGTTTCACTCCACTGTCCAACATCTCTGACATCACATTAGCGGCCTGTGTTATCTTATTTGCTTTTCCAAGTAAATCTATCAACACAGTGTAGGTAACAGCATCAGGAATCCGGCCTAGCATTTTCATGTCCCTGTAAACCTGAAATGCTAAATCATGCTGGCCCTGCTTTCCGTACATGTGGATGATGGTATTGTACGTCATCTCATCTTTACCAAACCCCATTTTCACCATATCTTCACCAATATCCCTTACTTTCTCTATATCAAGTTCTCTTGCAAAAGCATACAACAAAGAATTATATGTCACTGCATCTGGGAAAAACCCTTTCGACTCCAATTCCTTAAAGAGCTGCTCGGCTTTGCTTGACTCTCCACATCTCCCATACACCGAAATCATGGCATTATAAGTCCAAAGATCAGGTTGGCAATTATGTGCTTCCATGTCATTGTAAACATCCACTGCCTCCTTTAAATTAGATTCACGTGAACAGCCACTTATAAGAGTGTTATAAGTGATTATATCAGGCCTAAGACCCGCCCTTCTCACCTCATTCAAAAGTTCAATTCCCAAATTTGGTGTCATGGCACCTGACCTTAGCCGAGCATTGATCAAAGTATTGAGACTCACAAGGTCTGGTTCGCACCCTCTCTCACGCATTACATCGAGCAGTCCTTGGACCTTACTAAACCGACCATTTCGAGCATAAACACCCATCATTGCATTGTACACTTGGACTGTATTCCCAATTCCAGGTTCAGCCCTTTGAAATATCTCCACAGCCAATTCTTCTTGGTTAGCCTTTCCAAGAACAGCCAAGATAGTGGCAAGCATTCGAGCATTCGGGGAGTACCAATGGCGTAAATTCAACCATTCGTACACCTCCAATGCGCGCTGCCAGCTCGACTGGCCTACCCATTTCACCACAAAGCAAAAATCAGTCGGAGTCATTTGAACTCTCCTGTCATCCAACACATTGGCCACAAACTCGTCGGGTTTCAACCCCAAAATCCTATCAGTAAAAAGCTTCACTCTTTCCCGCCAATCTTTTGCTCTTTTGAGAGCAAGTTTCGTCATTTTCTTCGCCTTGGTTTTGCTCGGCCTCCCCAGCACTTGTTGGGTTTCGTC
Proteins encoded in this region:
- the LOC126630324 gene encoding uncharacterized protein LOC126630324, translating into METPLGRSFETIFFLWFALSGWLFQILIFAPWVLPFAAPLLIGAVANNLVIKGACPACKRQFVGYKNRVIHCGSCGNTVWHPKSDFFSRDGRGGPSSSRSEP
- the LOC126628698 gene encoding pentatricopeptide repeat-containing protein At3g18110, chloroplastic produces the protein MAFLGVLTVTTSPLLHSSSMSSSPSISKVCSKPTSLISCSLTPTPPSATDSTSRFSVEPPSDSITTTNVKTAQKFSYSRASPSVRWPHLKLTETYPSPPTQFTVASPPPNHVVGDSADGGEEDQNVGSVGALEETNDETQQVLGRPSKTKAKKMTKLALKRAKDWRERVKLFTDRILGLKPDEFVANVLDDRRVQMTPTDFCFVVKWVGQSSWQRALEVYEWLNLRHWYSPNARMLATILAVLGKANQEELAVEIFQRAEPGIGNTVQVYNAMMGVYARNGRFSKVQGLLDVMRERGCEPDLVSLNTLINARLRSGAMTPNLGIELLNEVRRAGLRPDIITYNTLISGCSRESNLKEAVDVYNDMEAHNCQPDLWTYNAMISVYGRCGESSKAEQLFKELESKGFFPDAVTYNSLLYAFARELDIEKVRDIGEDMVKMGFGKDEMTYNTIIHMYGKQGQHDLAFQVYRDMKMLGRIPDAVTYTVLIDLLGKANKITQAANVMSEMLDSGVKPTLQTYSALMCAYAKAGKQVEAQETFDCMVRSGIRPDHLAYSIMLDIYLKVNDTKKAMALYHEMMQGGFMPDNILYGVMLRVLGKENKLEGIEKVIRDMENVGGMNPQVISSILVKGECYDQAARMLRLAISSGYELDRENLLSILSSYSSCGRHSEACELLEFLREHAPGSTQLINEALVVIQCKAREFDAALVEYSNTRGFHSFSRSPTMYEILIQGCQENELFGEASQVYSDMRLYGVDPSQHLYQIMVLIYCKMGFPETAHHLIDQAETKGILFDNVNIYVDVIEVYGKLKQWQKAECLVGSLRQRCKSVDRKVWNALIQAYAASGCYERARVIFNTMMRDGPSPTVDSVNGLLQALVVDGRLDELYVLIEELQDMGFKISKSSILLTLEAFARDGNIFEVKKIYQGMKAAGYFPNMDCFRIMIKLLCRGKRVMDVEAMVSEMEEAGFRPDLSIWNSMLKLYAGIADFKRTVKVYQRIKEAALQPDEDTYNTLIIMYCKDRRPEEGLSLMHEMRRQGLEPKLDTYKSLISAFGKQKLLDQAEELFEELRSNGCKLDRSFYHTMMKMFRNSGDHDKAEMLLAMMKEAGIEPNSATMHLLMVSYGSSGQPQEAEKVLDNLKVTGIDLDTLPYSSVISAYLKNGDYNIGIQKLNEMKEGGLVPDHRIWTCFLRAASLSQHRSEAFILLNALRDVGFDLPIRLVTENPELLVSEVDCCLEKLEPLEDNAAFNFVNALEDLLWAYELRATASWVFQLSVKRGIYNNNVFRVADKDWGADFRKLSAGSALVGLTLWLDQMQDASLEGYPESPKSVVLITGTSEYNMVSLNSTLKACLWEMGSPFLPCKTRSGLLVAKAHSLRMWLKDSPFCLDLELKDAPSLPKSNSMQLIDGCFLRRGLVPAFKEITEKLGPVRPKKFARLALLSDEKREKVIEADIEGRKEKLEKMKEKGEPRRVSRIKRLGKRKYVRPMLSNTKHIVSARKAFK